A genomic window from Candidatus Kouleothrix ribensis includes:
- a CDS encoding alpha/beta fold hydrolase encodes MPFVTNQGVRTHYVVEGSGPPVLLIHGFSGNHTSWSGYDYVAPLRERFQLIMPDVRAHGQSDGPDDPAAYRMDLLAADMIAILDDLGIARAHVLGYSMGGVIGYALARDWPQRLRSLVVGGASPYDTEPRGEPSFLLELYERAAHEGTEVLVEGIRSWAGAITPAYEARLRAANVSGGAALQRWAHEHRMDFTAALPGMTMPCLLYCGEDDDDYTDMQRAAAELPHARFIGLPGMNHVQVSGASAQLVPELIAFWNSVGA; translated from the coding sequence ATGCCATTCGTAACCAACCAGGGTGTTCGGACGCACTATGTTGTCGAGGGATCCGGGCCGCCGGTTCTGCTGATCCACGGCTTCTCGGGCAACCACACCAGCTGGAGCGGCTATGACTATGTCGCGCCGCTGCGCGAGCGCTTCCAGCTGATCATGCCCGACGTGCGCGCCCACGGGCAGAGCGATGGCCCGGACGACCCGGCGGCCTACCGGATGGATCTGCTCGCAGCCGATATGATCGCGATTCTGGATGACCTGGGGATCGCGCGCGCGCATGTGCTGGGCTACTCGATGGGCGGGGTGATCGGCTACGCCCTGGCCCGCGATTGGCCGCAGCGGCTGCGCTCGCTGGTGGTGGGCGGGGCGAGCCCGTACGATACGGAGCCACGCGGCGAGCCATCATTCCTGCTCGAACTCTACGAGCGAGCGGCGCATGAGGGCACCGAGGTGTTGGTGGAAGGCATCCGCAGCTGGGCTGGCGCGATCACCCCCGCGTACGAGGCCCGGCTGAGGGCCGCGAATGTGTCGGGCGGGGCGGCCCTGCAGCGCTGGGCGCACGAGCACCGGATGGACTTCACTGCAGCGCTGCCGGGCATGACCATGCCCTGCCTGCTCTACTGCGGCGAGGACGATGACGACTACACGGATATGCAGCGCGCGGCCGCAGAGCTCCCGCACGCCCGCTTCATCGGGCTGCCGGGCATGAACCATGTCCAGGTCTCAGGGGCGAGCGCCCAGCTGGTGCCAGAGCTCATTGCCTTCTGGAACTCCGTCGGAGCGTAG
- a CDS encoding pyridoxamine 5'-phosphate oxidase family protein translates to MHEIAFAPAHELAQAIRARRMSSTALVEHYLSRTARLSTETHMKSYPQMPPFTHDELTAFLEEAPIARLSSLNPDGTIHMAACYFRYENGAILLGTQDMTHKVQNIKHSPKVTLLIDNQAPPWKGVLIYGEAELDYDDVVAKRVAIFERYMPAENARRLAAGLANTYTPVIIRITPTRISSYDYSKQGFIQASLAAMP, encoded by the coding sequence ATGCATGAGATCGCGTTTGCGCCGGCCCATGAGCTCGCCCAGGCTATCCGCGCGCGTCGCATGTCTTCCACCGCGCTGGTCGAGCACTACCTTTCCCGCACCGCCCGATTATCAACGGAGACTCACATGAAATCGTATCCGCAGATGCCGCCCTTCACCCACGATGAGCTGACCGCATTTCTTGAGGAAGCGCCGATTGCGCGCCTCAGCAGTTTGAATCCCGATGGGACAATTCACATGGCAGCATGCTATTTCAGATACGAGAACGGCGCCATCTTGCTTGGGACGCAAGATATGACGCATAAGGTTCAGAACATCAAGCACAGCCCGAAGGTCACGTTGCTCATTGACAATCAGGCCCCACCGTGGAAGGGTGTGCTCATCTACGGTGAAGCAGAGCTGGATTACGACGATGTAGTCGCAAAGCGCGTCGCAATCTTTGAGCGCTACATGCCTGCCGAGAATGCACGGCGATTGGCAGCTGGGTTAGCAAATACCTATACTCCGGTGATCATTCGGATCACACCAACACGTATCTCGTCCTATGACTACTCAAAACAAGGCTTTATTCAAGCCAGCCTTGCAGCCATGCCATGA